In Cellulomonas wangsupingiae, the genomic window GACGCGGCGACGCGCCTGACCGCCGGGCAGGACGAGATCACGAACCGCCTGGGTGAGCTGCGGGCCTTCATCGAGTCCCTGGTCTCCTCCGGGTTCGTGACGGACCAGGCGTCCGTCGCCTTCGGGGAGTCGTACCGGCAGTTCACGCAGGGCGCGACCGACACGGTCTCGGCCCTGACGTCGCTGGGGGAGTACCTGCGCGCGGCCGCAGCCACCCTGGAGGACGCCGACGCCCAGCTCGCGGCCGGCCTGCGCGGCTGAGCGACGCCGTGCGGAGCGGGGTCGCCCACCGGGTGCCCGGCGCACGCCCGCACGGCTGGACCCTCGACCCGTGGCCGCACCGTCCCGGGCGCTCAGCCGGGTCGGACCAGCTCCGCGAAGACGACCACGTTCGCCTCGTAGTGCCGGACGGTCCGGTCCCACTCGCCGCCGCAGGTGATGAGGCGGAGCCCGGCGTGGTCGATGTCGCCGTAGACCGCGTCCGTCGGGAACTGGTCCTTCGGGTGCTCCTCGACAGCCGTGACCTGGAACACCGGGGCCGTTCCGTCCGTGCGGGTGACCCGGATCTCGTCCCCCACGGCGAGGTTCGCGAGCTCGTAGAACACCCCGGGGCCGGAGGCCCAGTCGACATGGCCGGCGATGACCGCGGGGCCGAGCTCACCGGGTGTCGGCGCGCCGTCGTACCACCCGGCGGGGAAGCCTGCCGGGGGAACCTCCAGGGTGCCGTCGTCCTGCAGGCCCAGCCTCATCAGCTCGGAGTCGACGCCGATCGCGGGGATCTGCAGGCGCACCGGGACGGAGGCCGCCATCCGCACCGGCCCGCCCGTCCGGGCCGGAGCCGGCGCGGGCACCGCGGTGACCGCTGGGGCCGTCGCGCGGGTGGCCGGGTCAAGGGCTTTCGGCGCCGCGGAGCTGCACGCGGCGGTCGTCAGGACGAGTGCGACCGCCCAGGCGGGCGCACCCGTCCGTCCCGTCACGCGGTGGGCAGCCGGCGACGGGCACGCAGTCCGGCCGCCCCGGCGACGACGGCGCCGCCGAGCAGTGCGGCCCCGTGGAGTGCGTCCCCGGTCGACCCGGCGTCGATGCTGCTGCCGTCACCGGTCGCGACACCCCCGACGGGCACACGACCGACCTGCGGGGACGAGGCTGCGTCCTCACCCGATCCCGTGCCGGGGTCGTT contains:
- a CDS encoding WXG100 family type VII secretion target: MANIDVSYQEMRDAATRLTAGQDEITNRLGELRAFIESLVSSGFVTDQASVAFGESYRQFTQGATDTVSALTSLGEYLRAAAATLEDADAQLAAGLRG
- a CDS encoding class F sortase; the encoded protein is MPAPAPARTGGPVRMAASVPVRLQIPAIGVDSELMRLGLQDDGTLEVPPAGFPAGWYDGAPTPGELGPAVIAGHVDWASGPGVFYELANLAVGDEIRVTRTDGTAPVFQVTAVEEHPKDQFPTDAVYGDIDHAGLRLITCGGEWDRTVRHYEANVVVFAELVRPG